Proteins from a genomic interval of Stenotrophomonas sp. WZN-1:
- a CDS encoding LysR family transcriptional regulator, translating to MLKHWPPLNALRGFEAAARLGSFHRAAEELHLTQSAISQQIRGLEASLQQPLFFRQGRSVTLTDAGIDLLETTQSLLRQLASGIRRLDQYRKPNQLIVNTSPAFARHWLVPRLTSFHRLHPDADLWLLTSEEAPDMTTQTLDVAVRDDLDSQAQCQHRVLLQDRLFPACHPKLVATPAHERLTLHGEREMDWSQWQVQGGADVGQRREGMNFSEPGQLLDAACQGLGIALVSELLSARACDQGLLQALDEARVRGPRWSWLVHEDSAADPLVISFCEWLLASLPAGPTSAAARA from the coding sequence ATGCTCAAGCACTGGCCACCGCTGAACGCCCTGCGGGGTTTCGAGGCTGCCGCCCGGCTCGGCAGCTTCCACCGTGCGGCCGAGGAACTGCACCTGACCCAGTCGGCCATCAGCCAGCAGATCCGGGGCCTGGAAGCCTCGCTGCAACAACCACTGTTCTTCCGGCAGGGCCGCAGCGTCACCCTTACCGACGCCGGCATCGACCTGCTGGAAACCACCCAGTCGCTGCTGCGGCAGCTGGCCAGTGGCATCCGCCGGCTCGATCAGTACCGCAAGCCGAATCAACTGATCGTCAACACCAGCCCAGCCTTTGCCCGGCATTGGCTGGTACCGCGCCTGACCAGCTTCCACCGCCTGCATCCCGACGCCGACCTGTGGTTGCTGACCAGCGAGGAGGCACCGGATATGACCACGCAGACGCTGGACGTGGCGGTACGCGATGACCTCGACTCACAGGCGCAGTGCCAGCATCGCGTGCTGCTGCAGGATCGCCTCTTTCCGGCCTGCCATCCCAAGCTGGTGGCGACGCCCGCGCACGAACGACTGACCCTGCATGGCGAGCGCGAAATGGACTGGAGCCAGTGGCAGGTGCAGGGCGGCGCCGATGTAGGCCAGCGCCGCGAGGGCATGAATTTCTCCGAACCCGGGCAGCTGCTGGATGCCGCGTGCCAGGGGCTGGGCATCGCGCTGGTCAGCGAACTGCTGAGCGCGCGTGCGTGCGATCAAGGCCTGCTGCAAGCGCTGGATGAGGCACGTGTGCGGGGCCCGCGCTGGAGCTGGCTGGTGCATGAGGACAGCGCGGCAGATCCACTGGTGATCAGTTTCTGCGAGTGGCTGTTGGCGAGCCTGCCCGCCGGACCTACTTCTGCTGCAGCGCGCGCTTGA
- a CDS encoding TetR/AcrR family transcriptional regulator produces the protein MSPRSSDAPQRVMDAAAQMLARVGLNATSIREVTKLAEAPLGSTYHHFPGGKQELLARATHMAGDKVEALLVELLKGGAVQGLQQFLALWRERLLRTGFRAGCPVLAAAVEEPVEATPSQARAAAAEVFARWQGHLATAFVAEGHAPAVAGELASLVIASVEGAVAMCRALQDIAPFDQVAAQLLKAAARP, from the coding sequence GTGAGCCCGCGATCCTCTGATGCGCCTCAACGCGTGATGGATGCTGCGGCACAGATGCTGGCGCGGGTGGGCCTCAATGCCACCAGCATCCGAGAGGTGACCAAGCTGGCCGAGGCGCCGCTGGGCTCCACCTACCATCACTTTCCCGGCGGCAAGCAGGAGCTGCTGGCGCGCGCCACCCACATGGCTGGCGACAAGGTCGAAGCGCTGCTGGTGGAGCTGCTGAAGGGTGGGGCGGTACAGGGCCTGCAGCAGTTCCTGGCGCTGTGGCGCGAGCGCCTGCTGCGCACCGGTTTCCGCGCCGGCTGCCCGGTGCTGGCCGCTGCCGTGGAGGAACCGGTGGAGGCGACGCCCAGCCAAGCCCGCGCGGCGGCTGCCGAGGTGTTCGCGCGCTGGCAGGGCCACCTTGCCACGGCGTTCGTCGCCGAAGGGCATGCCCCGGCGGTGGCGGGTGAACTGGCCAGCCTGGTGATCGCCAGCGTGGAAGGTGCGGTGGCGATGTGCCGCGCGCTGCAGGACATCGCCCCGTTCGACCAGGTGGCGGCCCAGCTGCTGAAGGCCGCCGCGCGGCCTTGA
- a CDS encoding serine hydrolase domain-containing protein, with translation MYRTLAAALICALAIALPASARDVPTGLSPRLDAQLQSNRERYGIAGQAVLVAHNGQVLYQGASGERDPATHAPATVDTIFAAQSMAKLLTSTLVMQLVDQGKVDLDAPASRYVPDLPAAWQGIHVRDFINHSSGIGEYYDRVDNRWVSKGYIGVAPDLAAALKVAAAAPMQFATGSRVQYTQANYLVLTALLEAHYRKPYPAIARERILQPLKMTSTSWGVTSVPATRAAVPYIGKDGQLQPANEDPWPDYGWGHADLQTTVGDMNRFLQALATGKLLRTATLEKLWQPQKLAGGGSNFFSTGWDTTRSDGYTQVGHDGGTRVRARLAYKGTLANGYWVFVYLTNGSARNAWSSTLVESTMAVAAPEEFPHAVLSEQLIAYALDDSAGATEAVHRWLGDSNQVAASELERAINADGYAIRESLGARKALKVFALNTELYPDSANAWDSLAECHAALGEKETADRLYAKAKALAKPAP, from the coding sequence ATGTACCGCACCCTTGCTGCTGCATTGATCTGCGCCCTGGCCATCGCCCTGCCCGCCTCGGCGCGTGACGTCCCTACCGGCCTCTCTCCCCGGCTCGACGCCCAACTGCAGAGCAACCGCGAGCGCTACGGCATTGCTGGCCAGGCGGTACTGGTCGCACACAACGGCCAGGTGCTCTACCAGGGCGCCAGCGGCGAGCGCGACCCGGCCACGCATGCACCGGCCACCGTCGATACCATCTTCGCCGCGCAATCGATGGCCAAGCTGCTGACCAGCACACTGGTGATGCAGCTGGTGGACCAGGGTAAGGTGGATCTGGACGCGCCGGCCAGCCGCTATGTTCCGGACCTTCCGGCTGCTTGGCAGGGAATCCACGTACGCGATTTCATCAACCACAGCTCGGGTATCGGCGAGTACTACGACCGGGTGGACAACCGCTGGGTGAGCAAGGGCTACATCGGTGTGGCACCCGACCTTGCAGCTGCGCTGAAGGTGGCTGCGGCGGCGCCGATGCAGTTCGCCACCGGCAGCCGCGTGCAGTACACGCAGGCCAACTACCTGGTGCTGACCGCCTTGCTGGAGGCGCATTACCGCAAGCCCTACCCGGCCATTGCGCGCGAACGCATCCTGCAACCGCTGAAGATGACCAGTACCTCATGGGGCGTCACCAGCGTGCCAGCCACGCGCGCGGCGGTGCCTTACATCGGCAAGGACGGCCAACTGCAGCCGGCCAATGAAGATCCCTGGCCGGACTACGGCTGGGGCCATGCCGATCTGCAGACCACCGTGGGTGACATGAACCGCTTCCTGCAGGCGCTGGCGACCGGCAAGCTGCTGCGCACGGCGACCCTGGAAAAACTCTGGCAGCCGCAGAAACTGGCCGGCGGCGGCAGCAATTTCTTCTCCACGGGCTGGGACACCACCCGCAGCGACGGCTACACCCAGGTCGGCCACGATGGTGGCACCCGCGTGCGTGCGCGACTGGCCTACAAGGGCACGCTGGCCAACGGTTACTGGGTGTTCGTGTACCTGACCAACGGCAGCGCCCGCAATGCCTGGTCGAGCACGCTGGTCGAGAGCACGATGGCGGTGGCCGCACCCGAGGAGTTTCCGCATGCGGTGTTGTCCGAGCAACTGATCGCGTATGCGCTGGATGACAGTGCTGGCGCGACCGAAGCAGTGCATCGCTGGCTGGGCGACAGCAACCAGGTTGCTGCCAGTGAACTGGAACGCGCGATCAATGCCGATGGGTATGCCATCCGCGAAAGCCTCGGTGCACGCAAGGCACTGAAAGTATTCGCGCTCAACACCGAGCTGTATCCGGATTCGGCCAATGCCTGGGACAGCCTGGCCGAGTGCCATGCGGCGCTTGGTGAGAAGGAAACGGCTGATCGGCTGTATGCAAAGGCCAAGGCGCTGGCGAAGCCTGCTCCGTAG
- a CDS encoding nuclear transport factor 2 family protein has translation MDEPHRRQLIEHYLHAYNHFDIDAMLAVLAHNVRFENHSDGQLTMVTEGIDAFGELARQSAQMFREREQQLLQLTFKDDVALASIGWRGVLAQDIPDGPSAGTELALQGRSEFAFEGGRIVRIIDRS, from the coding sequence ATGGACGAACCACATCGCCGTCAGTTGATCGAGCACTACCTGCATGCCTACAACCACTTCGATATCGACGCCATGCTGGCGGTGCTGGCGCACAACGTGCGCTTCGAGAATCACAGTGATGGTCAGCTGACGATGGTCACCGAAGGCATCGATGCCTTCGGCGAACTGGCACGGCAATCGGCGCAGATGTTCCGCGAGCGTGAGCAGCAGTTGCTGCAGCTGACCTTCAAGGACGACGTGGCGCTGGCCAGCATCGGCTGGCGTGGCGTGCTCGCGCAGGACATTCCCGATGGCCCCAGTGCGGGCACGGAACTGGCACTGCAGGGACGCAGTGAGTTCGCATTTGAGGGCGGTCGCATCGTGCGGATCATCGACCGCAGCTGA
- a CDS encoding TonB-dependent receptor has translation MSLSSYRPTPSLLFLAVSLGLSSTAAAAPQATTLDAVQVTAAADAGAQARAALKRVPGASNVIDVAKADSRLSSNADVLAYQPGINAQSPGNEGTKISIRGSGINRGPGAHASGIAVSIDGLPLTGPGGTPYELLEPLWLSRVEVLRGANGFERGALALGGAIDYVSRSGRDSAGVQLHYEAGSRGYQKRGISWGGVSGDVDYFLAYTDTEFDGYQRHARGDGKGAMANVGWQITPDLQTRFFVRYRETNHETPGRLTRDQIRNDPHAANAANLAIDARRPQPGSTWVGNVTTLQIDENSSLQAGLVYHTYPMDLNESLYRQQLDYANLNATLDYRHRHRLFGLDSETTVGLRVTHDLDADVRESLRFASNGYAAGTRTRDFRHHGTDSTLHVSNTLAFNDRLRMQTGLALINTRRDVQVTWPSSGGRLRDHDWDYAPRLGFTWQHSAQTQWFGNLSRSVEAPHPWSMIWGSNQYFGPGNGPSTGRQRAPVPMQNQTATTLELGARGDAALGRWELTGYYAHVNHELLSVELQPVPNLFIAENNASPTVHRGIEVGLDSTLWQAAPGRLSLRQAYTFSDFRYRHDARFGSNRLPGLPRHAYQAELRFDHASGLYAALNTEYASRIAVDYANSYWADSHVIFGSRIGYDAPGGRWQAWAEMRNLGNRHYAATVTPGYDDAGRDVARSTPGEGRGVYAGVRWRFD, from the coding sequence ATGTCGCTCTCGTCGTACCGCCCCACCCCGTCGCTGTTGTTCCTGGCCGTTTCCCTCGGCCTTTCCTCCACCGCCGCTGCGGCCCCGCAGGCCACCACGCTGGATGCCGTGCAGGTCACCGCTGCTGCCGATGCCGGCGCGCAGGCGCGCGCGGCGCTGAAGCGCGTACCCGGCGCCAGCAACGTCATCGACGTGGCCAAGGCCGACAGCCGCCTGTCCAGCAACGCCGATGTGCTGGCCTACCAGCCGGGCATCAACGCGCAGTCGCCGGGCAATGAGGGCACCAAGATCTCGATCCGGGGCTCGGGCATCAACCGGGGCCCGGGCGCGCATGCCTCAGGCATTGCGGTGTCGATCGACGGCCTGCCACTGACCGGCCCGGGTGGCACGCCTTACGAACTGCTGGAACCGCTGTGGCTGTCGCGCGTGGAAGTGCTGCGCGGCGCCAACGGCTTCGAGCGCGGCGCGCTGGCGCTGGGCGGTGCCATCGACTACGTCAGCCGCAGCGGTCGTGATTCGGCGGGCGTGCAACTGCACTACGAAGCCGGCAGCCGTGGCTACCAGAAGCGCGGCATCAGCTGGGGCGGCGTCAGCGGCGATGTCGATTACTTCCTGGCCTACACCGATACTGAGTTCGATGGGTATCAGCGCCATGCTCGCGGCGATGGCAAGGGCGCGATGGCCAACGTCGGCTGGCAGATCACGCCAGACCTGCAGACGCGCTTCTTCGTGCGCTACCGCGAGACCAATCACGAAACGCCCGGTCGCTTGACCCGCGATCAGATCCGCAACGATCCACACGCCGCGAATGCCGCCAACCTGGCCATCGATGCGCGCCGCCCGCAGCCGGGCAGCACGTGGGTGGGCAACGTCACCACGCTGCAGATCGATGAGAATTCCTCGCTACAGGCCGGGCTGGTCTACCACACGTACCCGATGGACTTGAACGAGAGCCTGTACCGGCAGCAGCTGGACTACGCCAACCTCAACGCCACGCTGGACTACCGCCATCGCCACCGGCTGTTCGGCCTGGACAGCGAGACCACGGTCGGCCTGCGCGTCACCCATGACCTGGACGCCGATGTGCGCGAGTCGCTGCGCTTTGCCAGCAATGGCTATGCTGCCGGCACGCGCACGCGTGACTTCCGCCACCACGGCACCGACAGCACGCTGCACGTCAGCAATACCCTCGCCTTCAATGACCGCCTGCGCATGCAGACCGGGCTGGCACTGATCAACACCCGTCGCGATGTGCAGGTGACCTGGCCAAGCAGCGGCGGCCGCCTTCGCGACCACGACTGGGACTACGCGCCGCGACTGGGCTTCACCTGGCAGCACAGCGCCCAGACCCAGTGGTTCGGCAACCTCAGCCGCTCGGTGGAGGCGCCGCATCCCTGGTCGATGATCTGGGGCTCGAACCAGTACTTCGGGCCAGGCAATGGCCCGTCTACCGGCCGCCAGCGCGCGCCAGTGCCGATGCAGAACCAGACCGCCACCACGCTGGAACTGGGCGCGCGCGGTGACGCCGCGCTGGGCCGCTGGGAACTGACCGGCTACTACGCTCACGTGAACCACGAACTGCTGAGCGTCGAACTGCAACCGGTGCCGAACCTGTTCATCGCCGAGAACAACGCCAGCCCCACCGTTCACCGCGGCATCGAGGTCGGATTGGACAGCACGCTGTGGCAGGCTGCACCGGGCCGCCTGTCGCTGCGCCAAGCGTATACCTTCAGCGATTTCCGCTATCGCCACGACGCGCGTTTCGGCAGCAACCGCCTGCCCGGCCTGCCGCGCCACGCCTACCAGGCCGAGCTGCGCTTCGATCATGCATCCGGCCTGTACGCTGCGCTGAATACCGAATACGCCTCGCGCATCGCCGTGGACTACGCCAACAGCTACTGGGCCGACAGCCATGTGATCTTCGGCAGCCGCATCGGCTACGACGCACCCGGCGGTCGCTGGCAGGCCTGGGCGGAGATGCGCAACCTCGGCAACCGCCACTATGCCGCCACGGTTACGCCGGGCTACGACGATGCCGGCAGGGATGTCGCCCGCTCGACGCCGGGCGAAGGTCGTGGCGTCTACGCAGGTGTGCGCTGGCGCTTTGATTGA
- a CDS encoding agmatine deiminase family protein: protein MTNRRHFLTQLAGAAGLGGLAALGLAGLPGRVSAAGPGAGTWRMPDEHGPQERVFLAFAAQPRVWGAQADAVNTAVARLARTIARHQPVSVLCRPAQLKQAQDRCGRDNIEFLEVPLDDVWVRDYGGCFVTDGQGGLGLVDFNFNGWGGKQSARNDGAVAPWLAQVTGATLLESDLVGEGGGIEVDGHGTAILTESCWVNHNRNPDWSRADIEAELKHHLGLRKVIWLPGIAGRDITDAHVDFYARFVRPGVVIANLDNDPKSYDYDLTREHLQILRGATDADGRRLQVHTLPPPLDGRDNVHTRDNDDLAMGYINYLPINGAVVAPQFGDDAADGYCRELLEGMYPGRVIEQVDIDAIAGGGGGIHCVTKNMPKV from the coding sequence ATGACCAACCGTCGTCACTTTCTCACCCAACTGGCCGGTGCCGCCGGCCTTGGCGGCCTGGCCGCGCTCGGCCTGGCCGGGCTGCCGGGTCGCGTATCCGCAGCAGGGCCAGGTGCGGGGACTTGGCGCATGCCGGACGAGCACGGCCCACAGGAGCGCGTGTTCCTGGCCTTCGCGGCGCAGCCGCGGGTGTGGGGTGCGCAGGCCGATGCGGTGAACACCGCCGTGGCGCGGCTGGCCCGTACCATCGCGCGCCACCAGCCGGTCAGCGTGCTGTGCCGCCCGGCGCAGTTGAAGCAGGCGCAGGACCGCTGCGGCCGCGACAACATCGAATTCCTCGAGGTGCCACTGGATGACGTCTGGGTGCGCGACTACGGCGGGTGCTTCGTCACCGATGGCCAGGGCGGGCTGGGCCTGGTCGACTTCAACTTCAATGGCTGGGGCGGCAAGCAGAGCGCGCGCAACGATGGCGCGGTGGCACCGTGGCTGGCACAGGTGACCGGTGCCACGCTGCTGGAAAGCGATCTGGTGGGCGAGGGCGGCGGCATCGAAGTCGATGGCCACGGCACCGCCATCCTTACCGAAAGCTGCTGGGTGAACCACAATCGCAATCCGGACTGGTCGCGTGCTGATATCGAGGCCGAGCTGAAGCACCACCTCGGCCTGCGCAAGGTGATCTGGCTGCCCGGTATCGCCGGCAGGGACATCACCGATGCGCACGTGGACTTCTATGCGCGTTTCGTGCGGCCGGGCGTGGTGATCGCCAACCTGGACAACGATCCGAAGTCCTACGACTACGATCTGACCCGCGAACACCTGCAGATCCTGCGCGGGGCCACCGATGCCGATGGCCGTCGCCTGCAGGTGCACACCCTGCCGCCGCCCCTGGACGGGCGCGACAACGTGCATACCCGCGACAACGACGATCTGGCCATGGGTTACATCAACTACCTGCCGATCAACGGGGCCGTGGTCGCGCCGCAGTTCGGCGACGATGCAGCCGATGGCTATTGCCGTGAACTGCTGGAAGGCATGTATCCGGGCCGCGTGATCGAACAGGTGGATATCGATGCGATTGCCGGCGGCGGTGGCGGCATCCATTGCGTGACCAAGAACATGCCGAAGGTCTAG
- a CDS encoding SGNH/GDSL hydrolase family protein, protein MRGPVELATATVVTLGLAMASPLGAAEAVAVNPLLQTPIDQLRPDEVRFMQQRLADWPELQRYRDANARLPAAVPGQPRVVFFGDSITEGWGREGSAGFFPGKGWLNRGISGQTTAQMLVRFPQDVLALKPQVVVILAGTNDIAGNTGPSTQAMIEDNLHAMVDLARAHGIRVVLASVLPVSDYPWLPGTAPAPKVRALNTALKRYADAQQLVYLDYYTPMANAAGGLDPQLADDGVHPTAKGYAVMAPLAEAAVKRALQQK, encoded by the coding sequence ATGCGTGGACCTGTTGAGCTTGCCACTGCCACCGTCGTGACGCTGGGCCTCGCGATGGCTTCTCCGCTGGGCGCCGCCGAAGCCGTCGCAGTCAATCCGCTGCTGCAGACGCCCATCGACCAGCTGCGCCCGGACGAGGTGCGTTTCATGCAGCAGCGCCTGGCCGATTGGCCGGAGCTGCAACGCTATCGTGACGCCAACGCGCGACTGCCTGCGGCGGTGCCGGGTCAGCCACGCGTGGTCTTCTTCGGCGACTCGATCACCGAAGGCTGGGGCAGGGAAGGCAGTGCCGGTTTCTTCCCGGGCAAGGGCTGGCTCAACCGCGGTATCAGTGGCCAGACGACGGCGCAGATGCTGGTGCGTTTCCCGCAGGACGTGCTGGCACTGAAGCCACAGGTGGTGGTGATCCTGGCCGGCACCAACGACATCGCCGGCAACACCGGCCCGTCCACGCAGGCGATGATCGAAGACAACCTGCACGCGATGGTGGACCTGGCCCGCGCACACGGCATCCGTGTGGTGCTGGCATCGGTGCTGCCGGTCAGCGATTACCCGTGGCTGCCGGGCACGGCACCTGCGCCCAAGGTGCGTGCATTGAACACGGCATTGAAGCGCTATGCCGATGCGCAGCAGCTGGTCTATCTGGACTACTACACGCCGATGGCCAACGCTGCCGGCGGGCTCGACCCGCAGTTGGCCGACGACGGCGTGCATCCCACGGCGAAGGGCTATGCGGTGATGGCGCCACTGGCCGAGGCGGCGGTCAAGCGCGCGCTGCAGCAGAAGTAG
- a CDS encoding thioesterase family protein, which produces MNLWFRLLHLLLCSLFRPKLEAPFGVSRLQFRVLPNDLDSNLHMTNGRYWNIFDLGRLDLILRMGLGRVALREKWAPIVGAGTIQFRRELKPFQRFTLETRLVGWVGSRGIMEQRVLIGAEQKIATRALLVTGIYDRRARQFLGMPKMMEAIGVVAPPSPPLSAAAEALLAADAALKQDDA; this is translated from the coding sequence ATGAATCTCTGGTTCCGCCTGCTCCATCTGCTGCTATGCAGCCTGTTCCGGCCGAAGCTGGAGGCCCCGTTCGGGGTCTCGCGGCTGCAGTTCCGGGTGCTGCCCAATGATCTGGACAGCAACCTGCACATGACCAACGGCCGCTACTGGAACATCTTCGACCTGGGCCGGCTGGACCTGATCCTGCGCATGGGCCTGGGCCGGGTGGCGCTGCGCGAGAAGTGGGCACCGATCGTCGGTGCCGGCACCATCCAGTTCCGCCGCGAGCTGAAGCCGTTCCAGCGCTTCACCTTGGAGACGCGGCTGGTTGGCTGGGTCGGCTCGCGCGGCATCATGGAGCAGCGCGTGCTGATCGGTGCCGAGCAGAAGATTGCCACGCGCGCGCTGCTGGTCACCGGCATCTACGACCGTCGCGCGCGGCAGTTCCTGGGCATGCCGAAGATGATGGAAGCAATCGGCGTGGTCGCCCCGCCGTCGCCGCCGCTCAGTGCGGCCGCCGAAGCGCTGCTGGCCGCCGATGCGGCGTTGAAGCAGGACGATGCCTGA
- a CDS encoding DUF2268 domain-containing putative Zn-dependent protease (predicted Zn-dependent protease with a strongly conserved HExxH motif): protein MSSFLRCLLALACAGAVGVAQAGTPPGPQILTTDASRFYALYDSTGGKPSVAQLAGYLAEGSTGLGELAKARRVTPERIAQAIASQPEVYAQGRACLAELPAVKQRLVQVFANLQAIYPQAAFPPVTIAVGRGRPVGLTSKSGVIIGLEALCAADFMNPNVQDRFVHVISHEYVHIQQTGLTDFEPGDPQATVLRVSLGEGIAEFIAELISGNVGNGRHAAWTRGREVHIESAFALDVDSTDLSPWLYNYKPGSQEPYDLGYWVGYRIAKAYYLQARDKRDAVRALIQQDNPKAILAASGWTPGMWMPAKVTGVAARTAVR, encoded by the coding sequence ATGTCCAGTTTCCTGCGTTGCCTGCTTGCCCTGGCCTGTGCCGGGGCGGTCGGCGTGGCACAGGCGGGTACCCCGCCCGGGCCGCAGATCCTCACCACCGATGCCAGCCGCTTCTACGCGCTCTACGACAGCACCGGCGGCAAGCCCAGCGTCGCCCAGCTGGCCGGTTACCTGGCCGAAGGCAGTACGGGCCTGGGTGAACTGGCGAAGGCGCGCCGGGTCACGCCCGAGCGTATTGCCCAGGCCATTGCCAGCCAGCCCGAGGTGTATGCGCAGGGCCGCGCTTGCCTTGCGGAGCTGCCGGCGGTGAAGCAGCGCCTGGTACAGGTGTTCGCCAATCTGCAGGCGATCTACCCGCAGGCCGCGTTTCCGCCGGTGACCATCGCGGTCGGCCGTGGCCGGCCGGTCGGGCTGACCTCCAAGAGCGGCGTGATCATCGGCCTGGAAGCGCTGTGCGCAGCCGATTTCATGAATCCCAATGTGCAGGACCGCTTCGTGCATGTGATCTCGCACGAGTACGTGCACATCCAGCAGACCGGCCTGACCGATTTCGAGCCGGGCGACCCGCAGGCGACGGTGCTGCGTGTTTCGCTGGGCGAAGGCATCGCCGAGTTCATCGCTGAACTGATTTCCGGCAACGTCGGCAACGGTCGCCATGCCGCCTGGACCCGTGGCCGGGAGGTGCATATCGAAAGTGCCTTCGCGCTGGATGTGGACAGCACCGATCTGTCGCCGTGGCTGTACAACTACAAGCCGGGCTCGCAGGAACCTTACGACCTGGGGTACTGGGTGGGCTACCGCATCGCCAAGGCCTATTACCTGCAGGCCAGGGACAAGCGTGACGCGGTACGAGCGCTGATCCAGCAGGACAATCCCAAGGCGATTCTCGCCGCCAGTGGTTGGACGCCAGGCATGTGGATGCCTGCGAAAGTCACGGGTGTGGCGGCGCGTACAGCTGTGCGCTGA